A genomic region of Halopelagius longus contains the following coding sequences:
- a CDS encoding DUF4398 domain-containing protein, whose amino-acid sequence MTKTSLNRCFKLALACLLALSLVAVPAAAVSVGNDDVPAESEVGQQVTATVTLDELYKNPQLESWTLAGSTELTDVTWTVVYYDQTGAKVGQDEFDGQNFSGADVSAADGTSEVEVTVTGTVPEVESYSYDPAQEFTAMELTQTRSGGSSNEIGTWSTHHFTQESNDARAALDEAQSAIQSASGANTKEAEQQFSNAVDAYENGNFDLATKLASEAQTKAENAQQSSQTKQLAMYAVGGVLVVALFAGGFLYWRSQQDSYDKLG is encoded by the coding sequence ATGACGAAGACGAGCTTGAATCGCTGTTTTAAGCTCGCGCTGGCCTGTCTGCTCGCCCTCTCTCTGGTGGCCGTTCCAGCGGCCGCCGTCTCCGTCGGGAACGACGACGTCCCCGCCGAGAGCGAAGTCGGTCAACAGGTCACCGCGACGGTGACGCTCGACGAACTGTACAAGAACCCGCAGTTGGAATCGTGGACGCTCGCGGGCTCTACGGAACTGACGGACGTGACGTGGACCGTCGTCTACTACGACCAGACCGGCGCGAAGGTCGGACAGGACGAGTTCGACGGTCAGAACTTCAGCGGCGCGGACGTCTCCGCGGCCGACGGGACGAGCGAAGTCGAGGTGACCGTCACCGGCACCGTCCCCGAGGTGGAGTCGTACAGCTACGACCCCGCACAGGAGTTCACCGCGATGGAACTGACGCAGACTCGCTCCGGCGGGTCCTCCAACGAGATCGGCACGTGGTCCACCCACCACTTCACGCAGGAGAGCAACGACGCGCGCGCCGCACTCGACGAGGCGCAGTCGGCCATCCAGAGCGCATCGGGCGCGAACACGAAGGAGGCCGAACAGCAGTTCTCCAACGCGGTGGACGCCTACGAGAACGGTAACTTCGACCTCGCGACGAAACTCGCGAGCGAAGCCCAGACGAAAGCCGAGAACGCACAGCAGTCGAGCCAGACGAAACAGCTCGCGATGTACGCCGTCGGCGGCGTACTCGTCGTCGCCCTGTTCGCCGGTGGATTCCTCTACTGGCGGTCCCAACAGGACAGCTACGACAAATTGGGCTAA
- a CDS encoding tubulin/FtsZ family protein — protein sequence MKLAMIGFGQAGGKVVDKFVEYDKRQGSGIVRAAVAVNSAKADLMGLEHIPQDQRVLIGQSRVKGHGVGADNELGAEIAEEDIDEVQGAIDSIPVHEVDAFLVVSGLGGGTGSGGAPVLAKHLKRIYTEPVYGLGILPGSDEGGIYTLNAARSFQTFVREVDNLMVFDNDAWRKTGESVQGGYDEINEEIVNRFGVLFGAGEVEQGGEVAESVVDSSEIINTLAGGGVSTVGYASESVESEGGSGGGLLSRLTGGEEDTNLDTAHTTNRITSLVRKAALGRLTLPCEIEGTERALLVMAGPPEHLNRKGIERGRKWIEEQTGSMEVRGGDYPIRGAGKVASVILLSGVTNVPRIKELQQVAIEAQDNIDEIREESNDNLQNLINDDEDELESLF from the coding sequence ATGAAGCTCGCAATGATCGGATTCGGGCAGGCTGGGGGAAAAGTAGTCGATAAATTCGTCGAATACGACAAGCGGCAAGGGTCGGGCATCGTCCGCGCGGCCGTCGCAGTCAATTCGGCGAAGGCAGACTTGATGGGACTCGAACATATTCCGCAGGACCAACGCGTGCTCATCGGGCAGTCGCGCGTGAAGGGCCACGGTGTCGGTGCCGACAACGAACTCGGCGCCGAAATCGCCGAGGAAGACATCGACGAAGTTCAAGGTGCCATCGACTCGATCCCCGTCCACGAAGTGGACGCGTTCTTGGTCGTCTCCGGACTCGGAGGCGGTACCGGGAGCGGCGGTGCGCCCGTATTAGCGAAACACCTGAAACGAATCTACACCGAACCCGTGTACGGCCTCGGCATCCTGCCGGGCAGCGACGAAGGGGGTATCTACACCCTCAACGCCGCGCGGTCGTTCCAGACGTTCGTCCGTGAGGTGGACAACCTCATGGTGTTCGACAACGACGCGTGGCGGAAGACCGGGGAGTCCGTACAGGGTGGGTACGACGAGATTAACGAGGAGATAGTCAACCGCTTCGGCGTCCTGTTCGGGGCCGGAGAGGTCGAACAGGGGGGCGAAGTCGCAGAGAGCGTCGTCGACTCCTCCGAGATTATCAACACGCTCGCCGGCGGTGGCGTCTCCACCGTCGGCTACGCCTCCGAGAGCGTCGAGAGTGAGGGCGGTTCCGGCGGGGGACTGCTCTCTCGACTCACCGGCGGCGAAGAGGACACGAATCTCGACACCGCCCACACGACCAACCGAATCACGTCGCTCGTGCGGAAGGCGGCGCTCGGACGCCTCACGCTCCCCTGCGAGATAGAGGGCACCGAACGCGCCCTTCTGGTGATGGCCGGCCCGCCGGAGCATCTCAACCGGAAAGGTATAGAGCGCGGGCGGAAGTGGATCGAGGAGCAGACCGGGAGCATGGAAGTCCGCGGCGGCGACTACCCCATCCGCGGGGCCGGGAAAGTCGCGTCCGTCATCCTGCTTTCGGGCGTCACGAACGTGCCGCGCATCAAGGAACTCCAGCAGGTCGCCATCGAGGCGCAGGACAACATCGACGAGATCCGAGAGGAGAGTAACGACAACTTGCAAAATCTCATCAACGATGACGAAGACGAGCTTGAATCGCTGTTTTAA
- a CDS encoding complex I NDUFA9 subunit family protein has product MNVLVVGGTGFIGSHLCRELVERGHEVTALSRSPGGDDLPAKVNNAMGNVTAYDSIKGAFEGMDAVFNLVALSPLFKPKGGNEMHDKVHRQGTENVVRAAENNDVGRYVHLSALGADPDGPTAYIRAKGRAEEIVTDSDLDYTVFRPSVVFGEGGEFLSFTKLLAPPYVSPLPGGGETRFQPLWVGDFAPMLADAAEQEEHAGRIYEVAGPEKLTLAEIAKLIHKSEGRSTTVVPVPMPLARIGLAVGGAIPGFPMGSDQYRSLQFDNTTDDNDVGAFGVDSDDLTTVRAYLYRQGT; this is encoded by the coding sequence ATGAACGTTCTCGTCGTGGGCGGAACCGGATTCATCGGGAGCCACCTCTGTCGCGAACTGGTCGAACGCGGGCACGAAGTGACAGCCCTCTCGCGGAGTCCCGGCGGCGACGACTTGCCGGCGAAGGTGAACAACGCGATGGGGAACGTGACGGCGTACGACTCCATCAAAGGCGCCTTCGAGGGGATGGACGCCGTGTTCAACCTCGTCGCGCTCTCGCCGTTGTTCAAGCCGAAGGGGGGCAACGAGATGCACGACAAAGTCCACCGACAGGGGACCGAGAACGTCGTCCGCGCCGCGGAGAACAACGACGTAGGGCGCTACGTCCACCTGAGCGCGTTGGGCGCGGACCCCGACGGCCCGACGGCGTACATCCGCGCGAAGGGCCGGGCCGAAGAGATAGTGACCGACTCCGACCTCGATTACACCGTCTTCCGCCCCTCCGTCGTCTTCGGCGAGGGCGGCGAGTTCCTCTCCTTTACGAAACTGCTGGCTCCGCCGTACGTGAGTCCGCTTCCGGGCGGCGGCGAGACGCGGTTCCAACCGCTCTGGGTCGGCGACTTCGCGCCGATGCTGGCGGACGCGGCCGAACAGGAGGAACACGCCGGGCGGATCTACGAGGTCGCCGGCCCGGAGAAACTCACCCTCGCGGAGATAGCGAAACTCATCCACAAGTCCGAGGGCCGGTCTACGACCGTCGTTCCGGTTCCGATGCCGCTCGCGCGAATCGGCCTCGCCGTCGGCGGGGCGATTCCGGGGTTCCCCATGGGGTCCGACCAGTACCGATCGCTTCAGTTCGACAACACGACCGACGACAACGACGTCGGCGCGTTCGGCGTCGATAGTGACGACCTGACGACAGTCCGCGCGTACCTCTACCGGCAGGGAACCTGA
- the tmk gene encoding dTMP kinase: protein MLITLEGLDGSGKTTAWEALHDAYPDAVFTREPTESWYGDAVYRSMSDEDADPLAELFLFTADHADHLSRVIRPALEAGKLVVSDRYSDSRFAYQAATLSETDLTRPLEYVQGIHAAFSRPPDATIYLDVDPETAAARAGATNKFERAEYLAAVRDNYEELIEANPERFVRIDATEPPEDVVEMVERSVERLLRERERRDGA from the coding sequence ATGCTCATCACGCTCGAAGGACTCGACGGAAGCGGGAAGACGACCGCGTGGGAGGCGTTACACGACGCCTATCCCGACGCGGTGTTCACCCGCGAACCGACGGAGTCGTGGTACGGCGACGCCGTCTATCGGTCGATGTCCGACGAGGACGCGGACCCGCTGGCCGAGTTGTTCCTGTTCACCGCCGACCACGCCGACCACCTCTCGCGGGTGATTCGCCCGGCGTTGGAGGCGGGGAAACTCGTCGTCTCGGACCGCTACTCCGACTCGCGGTTCGCCTATCAGGCGGCCACGCTCTCGGAGACGGACCTGACGCGACCGCTGGAGTACGTGCAGGGCATCCACGCGGCGTTCTCCCGCCCGCCGGACGCGACCATCTATCTCGACGTGGACCCCGAGACGGCCGCCGCCCGCGCGGGGGCGACGAACAAGTTCGAGCGAGCGGAGTACCTCGCGGCGGTGCGGGACAACTACGAGGAACTCATCGAGGCGAACCCCGAACGGTTCGTCCGCATCGACGCGACTGAACCGCCGGAGGACGTCGTCGAGATGGTCGAACGGAGCGTCGAGCGACTCCTGCGGGAACGCGAACGGCGCGACGGGGCGTAA
- a CDS encoding thiamine pyrophosphate-dependent dehydrogenase E1 component subunit alpha produces the protein MHRLVGERSLEETWLTEVDARAAFRDMVRARRFDDRALALQRRGWMSGYPPFRGQEASQVGAAHALREDDWLFPTYRSNALQLARGVPMSDILLFRRGRAEYHSDHDIPVFPQAVPIATQIPLATGAGMAANYREEEYAVLVCFGDGATSEGDFHEGLNFAGVFDAPVVFFCENNDWAISMPRERQTASDSIAAKAEAYGFEGVQVDGNDPLAVRETVTDALASARDGDPVLVESLTYRRGPHTTADDPSVYRDDEPDLPEWRTRDPLERYEEFLRGEGVIDDAFVETVREETEAELKAAVEEAESVEPADPDDVFDHAYGSLPPDIERQRASMRDRLSRHDPNELDR, from the coding sequence ATGCACCGACTCGTCGGAGAGCGCTCCCTCGAAGAGACGTGGCTCACCGAGGTCGACGCCCGCGCCGCCTTCCGAGACATGGTGCGAGCGCGTCGGTTCGACGACCGCGCCCTCGCCCTCCAGCGACGCGGGTGGATGAGCGGGTACCCGCCGTTCCGCGGGCAGGAGGCGTCGCAGGTCGGCGCGGCCCACGCGCTTCGGGAGGACGACTGGCTGTTCCCCACCTACCGTTCGAACGCCCTCCAACTGGCCCGCGGCGTTCCGATGAGCGACATCCTCCTGTTCCGTCGCGGCCGCGCGGAGTACCACTCGGACCACGATATCCCCGTCTTCCCGCAGGCGGTGCCCATCGCCACGCAGATACCGCTTGCGACGGGCGCGGGGATGGCCGCGAACTACCGGGAGGAGGAGTACGCGGTCCTCGTCTGCTTCGGCGACGGCGCGACGAGCGAAGGCGACTTCCACGAGGGGCTGAACTTCGCGGGCGTCTTCGACGCGCCGGTCGTCTTCTTCTGCGAGAACAACGACTGGGCCATCTCGATGCCGCGGGAGAGACAGACGGCGAGCGACTCCATCGCGGCCAAAGCGGAGGCGTACGGCTTCGAGGGCGTGCAGGTGGACGGCAACGACCCCCTCGCGGTGCGGGAGACGGTCACCGACGCCCTCGCGTCGGCGCGGGACGGCGACCCGGTTCTCGTGGAGAGTCTCACCTACCGGCGGGGGCCGCACACGACGGCGGACGACCCGAGCGTCTACCGCGACGACGAACCGGACTTACCGGAGTGGCGGACGCGCGACCCCCTCGAACGGTACGAGGAGTTCCTCCGCGGGGAGGGCGTGATAGACGACGCGTTCGTCGAGACGGTCCGCGAGGAGACGGAGGCGGAACTGAAAGCCGCCGTCGAGGAGGCGGAATCCGTCGAACCGGCGGACCCCGACGACGTGTTCGACCACGCCTACGGGTCGCTCCCGCCGGATATCGAACGCCAGCGAGCGTCGATGCGGGACCGCCTCTCGCGACACGACCCGAACGAACTCGACCGCTGA
- a CDS encoding Lrp/AsnC ligand binding domain-containing protein: protein MVHAFIMVKTAAGESERLLDPIRKLSTVTEAHIVAGDYDIIAEVESDEVYEVLKTASSGVQGLEGVTDTKTYISMDD from the coding sequence ATGGTACACGCCTTCATCATGGTGAAAACCGCCGCGGGCGAGTCGGAACGACTGCTCGACCCCATCCGAAAGCTCTCGACAGTCACGGAGGCGCACATCGTCGCGGGCGACTACGACATCATCGCGGAGGTTGAGTCCGACGAGGTGTACGAGGTGTTGAAGACCGCCTCCAGCGGCGTTCAGGGGCTAGAGGGCGTGACGGACACGAAGACGTACATCTCGATGGACGACTGA
- a CDS encoding potassium channel family protein: protein MRFVIIGAGRVGLRTARVLKGEGHEVALVELDRDRIDRARGAGFEVVEGDGAREEVLEEAGIADSDALGGLTGDLNVNFAACSIAKHYGLRTVLRVDEDYREEVYQKYANEVDEVVYPERLGAIGAKNALLGGSVRAIADIAQHLQVVLMTVSEESPMRGYTIDEVALPASSRILAFGKADEPMGLPMPDHSLETGDRIAVLADFSVLDEVRQLVVGEELSRATGGA from the coding sequence ATGCGGTTCGTTATCATTGGTGCCGGACGTGTCGGTCTTCGAACGGCCCGGGTTCTCAAAGGGGAGGGACACGAGGTGGCCCTCGTCGAACTGGACCGGGACCGAATCGACCGGGCCCGCGGCGCCGGGTTCGAAGTGGTGGAGGGCGACGGCGCCCGCGAGGAGGTTCTCGAAGAGGCGGGTATCGCCGACTCCGACGCGCTCGGCGGCCTCACGGGCGATTTGAACGTGAACTTCGCCGCCTGTTCCATCGCCAAACACTACGGGCTCCGGACGGTCCTCCGGGTGGACGAGGACTACCGCGAGGAGGTGTACCAGAAGTACGCAAACGAGGTAGACGAGGTGGTGTACCCCGAACGCCTCGGCGCTATCGGGGCGAAGAACGCCCTCCTCGGCGGGTCCGTCCGCGCCATCGCCGACATCGCACAGCACCTGCAGGTCGTCCTCATGACCGTCTCCGAGGAGTCGCCGATGCGGGGGTACACCATAGACGAGGTGGCCCTGCCCGCGAGCTCGCGCATCCTCGCGTTCGGGAAGGCGGACGAACCGATGGGACTGCCGATGCCGGACCACTCGCTGGAGACGGGCGACAGAATCGCGGTTCTCGCGGACTTCTCGGTGTTAGACGAGGTTCGCCAACTCGTCGTCGGCGAGGAACTGTCGCGGGCCACGGGAGGTGCCTGA
- a CDS encoding Lrp/AsnC ligand binding domain-containing protein, whose translation MVTSYVMVKASTGDVDRLREEMLSLDEGVRSVSIVAGDVDFVVKTEVDSPGEVKEIAAGIHGVDGIEDTQTYMAMD comes from the coding sequence ATGGTCACCTCCTACGTCATGGTGAAGGCCTCGACCGGTGACGTAGACCGCCTCCGCGAGGAGATGCTGTCGCTGGACGAAGGCGTCCGGAGCGTCAGTATCGTCGCCGGCGACGTGGACTTCGTCGTCAAAACCGAGGTGGACTCCCCCGGCGAGGTGAAAGAGATCGCCGCGGGCATCCACGGCGTCGACGGCATCGAGGACACGCAGACGTACATGGCGATGGACTGA
- a CDS encoding DUF5813 family protein, translating into MSDVSGRVRRAFDDHGSFEQVDDRTFESTATAFDGTVRVSEDGAEITFEVEVRVPMLDAVVEDDVAEVVEDGWYETFALRAEDIGGVTKAERDLSVDVRRDGEEAVVETSFADVNERRGADDAGAVIDYVEGTYVQGVIPGYEYTDPVSSLIDRASEAAGADGGTPL; encoded by the coding sequence ATGAGCGACGTATCCGGACGCGTTCGGCGAGCGTTCGACGACCACGGCTCCTTCGAGCAGGTAGACGACCGGACGTTCGAATCGACCGCGACGGCGTTCGACGGGACGGTTCGCGTCTCCGAGGACGGTGCGGAGATAACGTTCGAAGTCGAGGTTCGCGTCCCCATGCTGGACGCCGTCGTCGAGGACGACGTGGCCGAAGTCGTCGAAGACGGGTGGTACGAGACGTTCGCGCTCCGGGCGGAGGACATCGGCGGCGTGACGAAAGCCGAACGCGACCTGTCCGTGGACGTGCGCCGGGACGGGGAGGAGGCGGTGGTCGAAACGTCGTTCGCCGACGTGAACGAACGCCGCGGCGCGGACGACGCCGGTGCGGTCATCGACTACGTCGAGGGAACGTACGTGCAGGGCGTCATCCCCGGCTACGAGTACACCGACCCGGTGTCGAGCCTCATCGACCGCGCGAGCGAAGCGGCGGGTGCGGACGGCGGGACGCCCCTCTGA
- a CDS encoding carboxylate--amine ligase — MNESEFAGGGAAVVPAISVASSVACLRSLGRRGVRTLAVSEKATPPAFASKYCDERASVPDPEENLDSYGDALVALAERPDVRTVVPFREADVYALARNRDTLGEHVGTPWPTMETLRKVQDRVKLFEEAAAAGVGYPETATLDEWVDWDRETIVKSRYTVLAPEYVEERSESGVSDASTVYLAPGEEPNRSEIRAEMGHVPIVQEYVPQSDEYGFFAIYDCGEPMATFQHRQRRGWKYAGGPSAYRESVRIPELEAAGRNLLNRLDWHGVAMVEFLRDERTGEFELMEVNPRFWSSLPFTVQAGVDFPYLYWLQATDRSRFAEAASEATYTAGIGGHLLRGELLYLHSVLFEEYNLVERPRFADAVADVASSLVRDPRFDYLSADDPMPFVRDVRNLLGSAAEWGRSALRRSREEVVDAPSTDRRLSLWR, encoded by the coding sequence ATGAACGAGTCAGAGTTCGCCGGGGGAGGGGCCGCAGTCGTTCCCGCGATAAGCGTCGCCAGCAGCGTCGCTTGCCTTCGGTCCCTCGGTCGCCGCGGGGTCCGAACGCTCGCGGTGTCGGAGAAGGCGACGCCGCCGGCATTCGCCTCGAAGTACTGCGACGAACGCGCCAGCGTCCCCGACCCGGAAGAGAACCTCGACTCGTACGGAGACGCGCTGGTGGCCCTCGCCGAACGGCCCGACGTGCGGACCGTCGTCCCGTTCAGGGAGGCCGACGTGTACGCACTCGCGCGGAACCGCGATACGCTCGGAGAGCACGTCGGGACGCCGTGGCCGACGATGGAGACGCTACGCAAGGTCCAAGACAGGGTGAAACTGTTCGAGGAGGCGGCGGCGGCGGGCGTCGGCTACCCCGAGACGGCGACGCTCGACGAGTGGGTCGATTGGGACCGCGAGACCATCGTCAAATCGCGGTACACCGTTTTAGCACCCGAGTACGTCGAGGAGAGGTCCGAAAGCGGGGTGTCGGACGCCTCGACGGTGTACCTCGCGCCCGGCGAGGAACCGAACCGTTCGGAGATACGCGCCGAGATGGGCCACGTCCCCATCGTTCAGGAGTACGTCCCCCAGTCCGACGAGTACGGCTTCTTCGCCATCTACGACTGCGGCGAACCGATGGCGACGTTCCAACACCGTCAGCGACGGGGGTGGAAGTACGCCGGCGGGCCGAGCGCGTACCGGGAGTCGGTTCGGATTCCGGAACTCGAAGCGGCCGGGCGAAATCTGCTGAATCGACTCGACTGGCACGGGGTCGCGATGGTGGAGTTCCTCCGCGACGAACGGACCGGCGAGTTCGAACTCATGGAGGTGAACCCCCGATTTTGGTCGTCGCTCCCCTTCACCGTCCAAGCGGGCGTCGATTTCCCGTACCTCTACTGGCTACAGGCGACCGACCGCTCGCGCTTCGCGGAGGCGGCGTCCGAAGCGACCTACACCGCGGGGATAGGCGGGCACCTCCTCCGCGGGGAGTTGCTCTACCTCCACAGCGTCCTCTTCGAGGAGTACAACCTCGTCGAACGGCCCCGATTCGCGGACGCCGTCGCGGACGTGGCGTCCTCGCTCGTCCGAGACCCTCGGTTCGACTACCTCAGCGCGGACGACCCGATGCCGTTCGTCCGGGACGTTCGAAACTTGCTCGGGAGCGCCGCCGAGTGGGGCCGGTCCGCACTGCGGAGGTCGAGAGAGGAGGTCGTAGACGCGCCTTCGACCGATCGCAGGCTCTCTCTCTGGCGGTGA